In one window of Aquipuribacter hungaricus DNA:
- a CDS encoding DUF1684 domain-containing protein, with protein sequence MTAIKVLDWRRRVREAYALAREADDPAAGHTAWCAARDELFASHPATPLSPTARRGFTGLPVAPYDPAWRHEVEVLPAPEHRMEVPTGTDGVVPFDRVGAVEQPGVGRLDVWWLASYGGGLFLPLRDGLAGQPGGTFGGGRYVLDTVKGADLGGAGTTLVVDLNFAYNPSCAYDAAWACPLAPGGNTVQTPVPVGELMPEGGWPEG encoded by the coding sequence ATGACGGCGATCAAGGTCCTGGACTGGCGGCGGCGCGTGCGGGAGGCCTACGCCCTGGCGCGGGAGGCCGACGACCCGGCCGCCGGGCACACCGCGTGGTGCGCCGCCCGCGACGAGCTGTTCGCCTCGCACCCGGCGACCCCGCTGTCGCCCACTGCCCGGCGCGGCTTCACGGGGCTGCCCGTGGCGCCGTACGACCCGGCCTGGCGGCACGAGGTCGAGGTGCTGCCCGCGCCCGAGCACCGGATGGAGGTGCCGACCGGCACCGACGGCGTCGTCCCGTTCGACCGGGTCGGCGCGGTCGAGCAGCCCGGGGTCGGCCGGCTCGACGTCTGGTGGCTCGCCTCCTACGGCGGCGGCCTGTTCCTGCCGCTGCGCGACGGGCTCGCCGGGCAGCCCGGCGGGACGTTCGGCGGCGGCCGCTACGTGCTCGACACCGTCAAGGGCGCCGACCTCGGCGGGGCCGGGACGACCCTCGTCGTCGACCTCAACTTCGCCTACAACCCCTCGTGCGCCTACGACGCCGCCTGGGCCTGCCCGCTCGCCCCGGGCGGCAACACGGTGCAGACGCCGGTGCCGGTCGGCGAGCTCATGCCGGAGGGCGGCTGGCCCGAGGGCTGA
- a CDS encoding SDR family NAD(P)-dependent oxidoreductase has translation MPADTAVDLSGRSVLVTGAAGGLGRLVSRGLADAGARLTLVGRDEERLRALGIDGAATASVDLTTPDGPARAVQAALDAHGSLAGVVHAAGVVAFGPVAEVDDDTVDELFLVNALAPLRLLRAASAPLTEAAAETGDAFLVTISGVVAEKPTAHMAAYSASKAASWALAAAASGELRRAKVRVVDARPPHTETGLATRPVAGSAPRLPQGLRPEQVADRIVAAILAGERDLPTSAFGG, from the coding sequence GTGCCCGCCGATACCGCCGTGGACCTGTCCGGCCGCTCCGTCCTGGTCACCGGTGCCGCCGGGGGGCTGGGCCGCCTGGTCAGCCGCGGCCTCGCCGACGCCGGGGCCCGCCTGACGCTCGTCGGCCGCGACGAGGAGCGCCTGCGCGCGCTCGGCATCGACGGGGCGGCGACCGCGTCGGTCGACCTCACCACCCCCGACGGCCCCGCCCGCGCCGTCCAGGCCGCGCTCGACGCGCACGGCAGCCTCGCCGGCGTCGTGCACGCCGCCGGTGTCGTCGCCTTCGGCCCGGTCGCCGAGGTGGACGACGACACCGTCGACGAGCTGTTCCTCGTCAACGCGCTGGCGCCGCTGCGCCTGCTGAGGGCCGCCTCCGCACCGCTCACCGAGGCCGCGGCCGAGACCGGCGACGCGTTCCTCGTCACCATCTCTGGCGTCGTGGCCGAGAAGCCCACCGCGCACATGGCCGCCTACTCCGCGAGCAAGGCCGCCTCGTGGGCGCTCGCGGCCGCCGCGTCGGGGGAGCTGCGCCGGGCCAAGGTCCGCGTCGTCGACGCCCGGCCGCCCCACACCGAGACCGGCCTGGCCACCAGGCCGGTCGCGGGGAGCGCGCCGAGGCTGCCGCAGGGCCTGCGCCCGGAGCAGGTCGCCGACCGCATCGTCGCCGCGATCCTGGCGGGGGAGCGGGACCTGCCGACCAGCGCCTTCGGCGGGTAG
- a CDS encoding pilus assembly protein TadG-related protein — protein sequence MLTDDSGQVMLLALVYGLIALLLVLVVVAASAVHLDRKRLLALADAAALDAADAVDEAAYFEATGRAGGIDAVPVTDATVRDSVVAYLERQDAPSRFVDLDVDTAATGTPDGVTAVVVLTARSLPLLPPAVAGPFTSGVPLRVTASAVSSTGP from the coding sequence GTGCTGACGGACGACTCGGGCCAGGTGATGCTGCTCGCCCTCGTGTACGGCCTCATCGCGCTGCTGCTGGTCCTCGTCGTGGTCGCGGCCTCGGCGGTGCACCTGGACCGCAAGCGGCTCCTGGCGCTGGCCGACGCGGCGGCCCTGGACGCCGCGGACGCCGTCGACGAGGCGGCGTACTTCGAGGCGACGGGACGCGCCGGCGGCATCGACGCCGTGCCTGTCACGGACGCCACGGTGCGGGACTCGGTCGTGGCGTACCTCGAGCGGCAGGACGCACCGTCCCGGTTCGTCGACCTGGACGTCGACACGGCGGCGACAGGCACGCCCGACGGGGTGACCGCGGTCGTCGTGCTCACCGCCCGGTCGCTGCCCCTGCTGCCGCCGGCCGTCGCCGGTCCCTTCACGTCAGGGGTCCCGCTGCGGGTCACGGCGTCGGCGGTGAGCTCGACCGGCCCGTAG
- a CDS encoding type II secretion system F family protein, translating into MSDVVLGGLLGAALAVGLLLVLTSVPRWRQVDLVDRLEPYLRDTRPSRLLTDLPGRRARLGTLERLLAPVMSDGVRWVERISGGPGTVRRRLEQSGTGTTVEQFRAEQVVWGVLGLAGGAGAAAAVGAARGPAVLPMVAVVVIGGLLGVLGRDQYLSRQVSRREERMMQEFPTVAELLALSVGAGEGAVGALERVARTCQGELSVELRRTLAAARAGASLVQALEGLAARTSLPPLARFVDGVAVAVERGTPLAEVLRSQAQDVRELGRRRLMESGGRKEIAMMVPVVFLVLPVTVLFAVYPGLVSLDLQL; encoded by the coding sequence GTGAGCGACGTGGTGCTCGGCGGGCTGCTGGGGGCGGCGCTGGCGGTCGGGCTGCTCCTGGTCCTGACGTCCGTGCCGCGGTGGCGCCAGGTGGACCTCGTCGACCGGCTCGAGCCGTACCTGCGGGACACCCGACCCTCGCGCCTGCTCACCGACCTCCCGGGCCGGCGCGCACGGCTGGGGACGCTCGAGCGGCTGCTCGCCCCGGTGATGAGCGACGGCGTCCGGTGGGTCGAACGGATCTCCGGAGGCCCTGGCACGGTCCGGCGCCGTCTCGAGCAGTCGGGGACCGGCACGACCGTGGAGCAGTTCCGCGCCGAGCAGGTGGTGTGGGGCGTCCTCGGCCTCGCGGGCGGTGCGGGTGCCGCGGCCGCCGTCGGGGCCGCCCGGGGTCCGGCGGTGCTGCCCATGGTCGCCGTCGTCGTCATCGGCGGGCTGCTCGGGGTGCTCGGTCGGGACCAGTACCTGTCGCGGCAGGTCAGCCGCCGCGAGGAACGCATGATGCAGGAGTTCCCGACGGTGGCGGAGCTCCTCGCGCTCAGCGTCGGGGCGGGTGAGGGTGCCGTCGGGGCGCTGGAGCGCGTGGCCCGGACCTGCCAGGGCGAGCTGTCGGTCGAGCTGCGACGCACCCTGGCCGCCGCCCGTGCCGGCGCCAGCCTGGTCCAGGCCCTCGAAGGCCTCGCGGCCCGGACGAGCCTGCCGCCGCTCGCCCGCTTCGTCGACGGCGTGGCCGTCGCGGTCGAGCGGGGCACCCCGCTGGCCGAGGTGCTGCGCTCGCAGGCCCAGGACGTCCGGGAGCTGGGCAGGCGCCGGCTCATGGAGAGCGGCGGGCGCAAGGAGATCGCGATGATGGTCCCGGTGGTGTTCCTCGTGCTGCCGGTGACCGTCCTGTTCGCCGTCTACCCCGGGCTGGTGTCGCTGGACCTCCAGCTGTGA
- a CDS encoding pilus assembly protein, which produces MSRAARLRAALADRVPRGDEGSAVVEFVTVGVLMLVPVVYLVVAVAGVQAAAFATESAAREAARIVVTTTDEGLSEDRVVAAVGWALRDQGIDADPARAATVVCAARPCLTPGADVAVTVRVEVPLPALPAGVSRVVPLVVPVSATHTQVVGEFEGSVVSGGAAAGGSAADGSGADGSGDDGPDEGGRP; this is translated from the coding sequence GTGAGCCGCGCAGCCCGGCTGCGGGCCGCGCTCGCTGACCGGGTGCCCCGCGGCGACGAGGGCAGCGCCGTCGTGGAGTTCGTCACTGTCGGCGTGCTCATGCTCGTGCCCGTCGTCTACCTCGTCGTCGCGGTGGCCGGGGTGCAGGCCGCGGCCTTCGCCACCGAGAGCGCCGCCCGGGAGGCCGCCCGGATCGTCGTGACGACCACCGACGAGGGGCTGTCGGAGGACCGGGTCGTGGCCGCGGTCGGCTGGGCGCTGCGCGACCAGGGCATCGACGCCGACCCCGCCCGCGCCGCCACCGTGGTGTGCGCGGCCCGCCCCTGCCTCACCCCCGGAGCCGACGTGGCGGTGACCGTGCGGGTCGAGGTCCCCCTGCCCGCCCTGCCGGCGGGGGTGTCGCGGGTCGTGCCGCTCGTGGTGCCGGTGAGCGCGACGCACACCCAGGTCGTCGGGGAGTTCGAGGGGTCCGTCGTCAGCGGTGGGGCTGCTGCCGGAGGGTCTGCCGCTGACGGGTCGGGCGCCGACGGGTCTGGCGACGACGGGCCCGACGAGGGCGGGCGACCGTGA
- the prfB gene encoding peptide chain release factor 2, giving the protein MAATDFPAEIADLRNTLEGVLVVVDVPALRSRTEELSAQASAPDLWDDPEVAAGVTSQLSAAQAELDRLEKMGSRIDDLEVLVELAGDEADADTWVEAEKELVSLRNTLNQLEIRTLLTGEYDPRDAVVTIRAGAGGIDAADFAEMLMRMYLRWAERRGYPTQVYDTSYSEEAGIKSATFKVTAPYGYGTLSIEQGTHRLVRISPFDNQGRRQTSFAEVEVLPVVAETDHIEIPEKDLRVDVYRSSGPGGQSVNTTDSAVRLTHIPSGTVVTCQNEKSQLQNKEAAMRVLQAKLLELERRRRQAELDSLKSDAGSSWGNQMRSYVLHPYQMVKDLRTEHETNNPDAVFDGDIESFLDAGIRWRRQQDVHA; this is encoded by the coding sequence GTGGCTGCCACCGACTTCCCCGCCGAGATCGCCGACCTGCGGAACACGCTCGAGGGCGTGCTCGTGGTCGTCGACGTCCCGGCGCTGCGCTCGCGAACGGAGGAGCTCAGCGCGCAGGCGTCCGCCCCCGACCTGTGGGACGACCCCGAGGTCGCCGCGGGCGTGACGAGCCAGCTGTCCGCCGCCCAGGCCGAGCTCGACCGGCTGGAGAAGATGGGCTCGCGCATCGACGACCTCGAGGTGCTCGTCGAGCTCGCCGGCGACGAGGCCGACGCCGACACCTGGGTCGAGGCGGAGAAGGAGCTCGTCTCCCTGCGCAACACCCTCAACCAGCTCGAGATCCGCACCCTGCTCACCGGCGAGTACGACCCCCGCGACGCGGTCGTCACCATCCGTGCGGGCGCCGGCGGCATCGACGCCGCCGACTTCGCCGAGATGCTCATGCGGATGTACCTGCGCTGGGCCGAGCGCCGCGGCTACCCGACCCAGGTCTACGACACCTCGTACTCCGAGGAGGCCGGTATCAAGTCGGCGACGTTCAAGGTCACCGCGCCCTACGGCTACGGCACCCTGTCGATCGAGCAGGGCACCCACCGCCTGGTCCGGATCAGCCCGTTCGACAACCAGGGCCGCCGCCAGACCTCCTTCGCCGAGGTCGAGGTGCTGCCGGTCGTCGCCGAGACCGACCACATCGAGATCCCCGAGAAGGACCTGCGGGTCGACGTCTACCGCTCGTCCGGTCCCGGCGGGCAGAGCGTCAACACGACCGATTCCGCGGTGCGGCTCACCCACATCCCCTCCGGCACGGTCGTCACCTGCCAGAACGAGAAGTCGCAGCTGCAGAACAAGGAGGCCGCCATGCGCGTCCTCCAGGCCAAGCTGCTCGAGCTCGAGCGGCGCCGCCGCCAGGCCGAGCTGGACTCCCTCAAGTCCGACGCCGGCTCCAGCTGGGGCAACCAGATGCGCTCCTACGTCCTGCACCCGTACCAGATGGTCAAGGACCTGCGGACCGAGCACGAGACCAACAACCCGGACGCGGTCTTCGACGGGGACATCGAGAGCTTCCTCGACGCCGGCATCCGCTGGCGCCGGCAGCAGGACGTCCACGCCTGA
- a CDS encoding PKD domain-containing protein, with product MESRLVTVVLSVLVLASVAVGDVVGGPPGDVAAGVDRGARAPVDVAGDRGADGTGDLAVDAAGDRAGGAAGDRAGGAAGDVAADASTLRFTAAGDFGATVHTDGVLAGMAAQQADLALALGDLSYGITGQEQAWCDRVTAAVGAGYPFELLAGNHESDGQNGNINDFTACLPNQLPGVVGTFGRQYYVDVPHQAPLVRFVMVSPGIRYPDSIWGYGAGTARHAWTAAAVDGARSAGIPWVVVGMHKPCLSVGDYTCESGADLLNMLIAKRVDLVLAGHEHVYGRTKQVALGAGCPGLTPGTFTAACVADADADMVRGAGTVFATVGTGGTGLRTVDTADPEAPWFASLSGSNANPTWGLLRVDVDSERLSAAFVRTSGGTHSDAFTLSPGGPPPPNQPPTAVVAAPVCDGLACSFDGSGSTDPDGTVVSWSWSFAGTVRQGASISHTFPAAGTYPVTLTVTDDRGATATTTRQVTVSGAAPPLWSETWPGTDGTAWPGGWTSSATGGSLTTQSAAGQLAVTDTSGAFARTQLTGASPVPDSELLTSFRWGQTSSSAYLNVYLRGSGGWQNAYRPRSGYGLELQNTSSTVAVKRNVDGVTTTLRTVGGAHAVTTAKQWLRLRVVGTQVQWRIWTDGTPEPTVWEGQDVDTAVTAAGQPFVSLVRSGSNVGAKTVALDDLVLRRP from the coding sequence ATGGAGAGCCGCCTCGTCACCGTCGTCCTGTCCGTGCTCGTGCTGGCCTCCGTCGCCGTGGGCGACGTCGTCGGCGGGCCGCCGGGCGACGTGGCTGCGGGGGTCGACCGGGGAGCACGGGCGCCTGTCGACGTGGCAGGCGACAGGGGCGCAGACGGGACCGGTGACCTGGCCGTGGACGCGGCTGGTGACAGGGCAGGGGGCGCGGCTGGTGACAGGGCAGGGGGCGCGGCTGGTGACGTGGCCGCGGACGCGTCGACGCTGCGCTTCACGGCCGCCGGCGACTTCGGCGCCACCGTCCACACCGACGGCGTCCTCGCCGGCATGGCGGCGCAGCAGGCGGACCTGGCGCTGGCGCTGGGCGACCTCTCCTACGGCATCACCGGCCAGGAGCAGGCGTGGTGCGACCGGGTCACCGCCGCGGTGGGGGCGGGCTACCCGTTCGAGCTCCTGGCGGGGAACCACGAGAGCGACGGGCAGAACGGCAACATCAACGACTTCACGGCGTGCCTGCCGAACCAGCTGCCGGGGGTCGTCGGCACGTTCGGCCGGCAGTACTACGTCGACGTGCCGCACCAGGCGCCGCTCGTGCGCTTCGTCATGGTGTCGCCCGGCATCCGCTACCCCGACAGCATCTGGGGCTACGGCGCGGGGACCGCCCGCCACGCGTGGACGGCGGCCGCGGTCGACGGGGCGAGGAGCGCCGGCATCCCGTGGGTGGTGGTGGGGATGCACAAGCCGTGCCTGTCGGTCGGCGACTACACGTGCGAGTCCGGGGCCGACCTGCTCAACATGCTCATCGCCAAGCGGGTCGACCTGGTGCTGGCCGGCCACGAGCACGTCTACGGGCGGACCAAGCAGGTGGCCCTCGGGGCGGGCTGCCCCGGCCTCACGCCCGGCACGTTCACCGCCGCGTGCGTCGCGGACGCCGACGCCGACATGGTGCGGGGTGCGGGCACCGTCTTCGCGACGGTCGGTACCGGCGGGACGGGCCTGCGGACCGTGGACACCGCGGACCCCGAGGCGCCCTGGTTCGCGAGCCTCAGCGGGTCCAACGCCAACCCCACCTGGGGTCTGCTGCGGGTGGACGTCGACAGCGAACGCCTGAGCGCCGCGTTCGTGCGCACGAGCGGTGGCACCCACTCCGACGCGTTCACGCTGTCCCCCGGCGGGCCGCCGCCGCCCAACCAGCCGCCCACCGCCGTGGTCGCGGCCCCCGTCTGCGACGGGCTGGCGTGCTCCTTCGACGGGTCTGGCTCGACGGACCCCGATGGCACCGTCGTCAGCTGGTCGTGGTCGTTCGCCGGCACGGTCCGCCAGGGCGCGAGCATCTCCCACACCTTCCCCGCCGCCGGGACCTACCCGGTGACGCTCACGGTGACCGACGACCGGGGGGCCACCGCGACGACCACCAGGCAGGTCACGGTGAGCGGGGCGGCACCGCCCCTGTGGAGCGAGACCTGGCCGGGGACCGACGGCACGGCCTGGCCGGGTGGCTGGACCTCCTCGGCGACGGGCGGGTCGCTGACCACCCAGTCCGCGGCGGGGCAGCTCGCCGTCACCGACACCTCGGGCGCCTTCGCGCGTACGCAGCTCACCGGCGCCTCCCCCGTGCCGGACAGCGAGCTGCTCACGTCCTTCCGCTGGGGGCAGACCTCGTCGAGCGCCTACCTCAACGTCTACCTGCGGGGCAGCGGCGGGTGGCAGAACGCCTACCGTCCACGCTCGGGGTACGGCCTGGAGCTGCAGAACACGAGCTCCACGGTGGCCGTCAAGCGGAACGTCGACGGCGTGACGACCACCCTGCGCACGGTCGGTGGTGCCCACGCGGTGACGACCGCCAAGCAGTGGTTGAGGCTGCGGGTGGTCGGCACGCAGGTGCAGTGGCGGATCTGGACCGACGGGACCCCGGAGCCGACCGTCTGGGAGGGCCAGGACGTCGACACCGCCGTCACCGCGGCGGGCCAACCGTTCGTGTCGCTGGTCCGCAGCGGGTCGAACGTCGGCGCCAAGACCGTGGCCCTCGACGACCTGGTCCTGCGTCGCCCCTGA
- a CDS encoding TadE family protein, translating to MTRGSAAVDFVLVSALLTLMFAGVLQLSLSLHVRNTLVDAAGEGARYGALVGRDSSDAVDRTQQLIASSLSDRLADDVSASVERLDGVQTVVVTVRAPLPVLGLVGPRTLELSGHAVDEKALP from the coding sequence GTGACCCGGGGGTCGGCCGCGGTCGACTTCGTCCTCGTCTCCGCCCTGCTCACGCTGATGTTCGCCGGGGTGCTGCAGCTGTCCCTGTCGCTGCACGTGCGCAACACCCTCGTCGACGCCGCCGGGGAGGGCGCCCGGTACGGCGCGCTCGTGGGCCGCGACAGCTCCGACGCCGTCGACCGCACCCAGCAGCTCATCGCCTCGTCGCTGTCGGACCGGCTCGCCGACGACGTGTCCGCCTCGGTCGAGCGGCTGGACGGGGTGCAGACCGTCGTGGTGACCGTCCGGGCGCCGCTCCCCGTGCTCGGGCTGGTGGGCCCTCGCACCCTGGAGCTGAGCGGGCACGCGGTGGACGAGAAGGCCCTGCCGTGA